Genomic DNA from Prunus persica cultivar Lovell chromosome G1, Prunus_persica_NCBIv2, whole genome shotgun sequence:
TGGCTGTGCAGTTTATGGTGGATCTGTttattttccccttttttgtACGGAAAACTTTGTGGATTTGAGCGTACATTTTGCTGAATTATGCGTCTTTGTGTCTAATTTAGCTGAAATGATCATTTGGGTATTAAATAGTGAAGTaaactttcaaaaataaagagagcTGGAATGGTTTGGCCTACCAAACGCCCCATGCTTGAGCCTTTTTTTCTGATGAAGGCAGAAGCCTACCATGCGGATActaagagattttttttttcttttctcccgGATTTATTGTAAATGTTTTGTTCTATAAAATGGATCAACAATAGGCTTGTTCGATTTCAAAGCATTTCAAGACATTGAAGCAAATAGTGATAAGGTCCTTGTGATAAATTTTCCTGCTGGCATATGACTGATGGTATATGTTTGAGGCTTCCAGTAGCAATCAATAGTATAATATCTTGCAatgtttgttctttttcccAAACATCTATTCTAACTATCTACTTGTAACACAGAGTGTAGGGTTATCTAAGAACAAGTTGGAGAACATGGGTCGTGGAGTTAGCAGTGGTGGGGGACAGAGTTCTTTGGGCTATCTTTTCGGGAGTGGGGAGGCTCCAAAACCGGCCGCAAACAACACCCAAGCTGCACCAATTCCAAACGAAGGGAGGGTTGTGACTAATGAGCCTGCTTCCAAACCTACTGCTCCTCCTCCTGCTCCTGAGCCAGTAGATATCACCAAGCAGATTCCTGCTGGCATCCACAGTACTTCTTCAAACAACTACATGCGTGCAGATGGCCAGAACACTGGAAACTTCATTACGGTATGGTTTTCCTGCTTGTCTATACTATTTTAGATGCAGTGTTCatacattttttattattaaatgttAGATCAAAATGttgctctctgttttcttttgtgtttttcaatttctttcataGGATAGAACATGACATGTAAAATGCGGGTCTTGATTAACAACTTTAAATA
This window encodes:
- the LOC18789484 gene encoding protein SPIRAL1-like 1, which gives rise to MGRGVSSGGGQSSLGYLFGSGEAPKPAANNTQAAPIPNEGRVVTNEPASKPTAPPPAPEPVDITKQIPAGIHSTSSNNYMRADGQNTGNFITDRPSTKVHSAPGGGSSLDYLFGGPGGN